In Pantoea cypripedii, the following proteins share a genomic window:
- a CDS encoding HlyD family secretion protein, with protein MSDNENQPSASNTQDPHQAAATHSQSSENNEPERKRPGKKPLIILVIVAVIMLLVIFWFWFSNRNIETTDDAFTEGNAVTIAPKAAGYVVKLLVRDNQRVKQGDLLVEIDPRDNIAQRDQAKAQLGLAQAQLHQAQAQLALSRVQYPAQRDQALADQAKAQANLLNAQADYRRQRGVDPRATSQRNIDTATVQLRSAEAQLESAKAQVEVASQVALQIRAQETNVEARQQQVEQAQAQLNTAELNLSYTQVRAPYDGFVTKRNVHIGSLVQAGTALFSLVSPDIWITANFKESQLERMNTGDKVAISVDAWPSLKLEGHVDSIQMGTGSRFSTFPAENATGNYVKIVQRVPVKIVIDKGLDANHPLPLGLSVEPKVTVE; from the coding sequence ATGAGTGATAACGAAAATCAGCCGTCAGCGAGCAACACGCAGGATCCGCATCAGGCAGCAGCAACCCACTCCCAATCGTCAGAAAACAATGAGCCGGAACGCAAGCGCCCAGGCAAAAAGCCACTGATCATCCTCGTGATTGTCGCGGTGATCATGCTGCTGGTGATTTTCTGGTTCTGGTTCAGCAACCGCAATATTGAAACCACCGATGATGCCTTTACCGAAGGCAATGCGGTCACGATCGCACCCAAAGCCGCCGGTTATGTGGTGAAACTGCTGGTACGGGATAACCAGCGGGTGAAGCAGGGTGATTTGCTGGTGGAAATTGACCCACGGGACAACATCGCGCAGCGTGATCAGGCTAAGGCGCAGCTGGGATTGGCGCAGGCGCAACTGCATCAGGCCCAGGCGCAACTGGCGCTGTCGCGCGTGCAATATCCGGCACAGCGCGATCAGGCGTTAGCCGACCAGGCCAAAGCGCAGGCGAATTTGCTCAATGCGCAGGCTGATTATCGTCGGCAGCGCGGCGTCGATCCGCGCGCCACCTCGCAGCGCAATATCGATACCGCCACGGTGCAATTACGTTCTGCCGAGGCGCAGCTGGAGAGCGCGAAAGCGCAGGTGGAAGTGGCCTCGCAGGTGGCTTTGCAGATTCGTGCCCAGGAAACCAACGTCGAAGCACGTCAGCAACAGGTGGAGCAGGCGCAGGCGCAGCTGAACACTGCCGAACTGAATCTTTCCTATACCCAGGTGCGCGCGCCCTATGACGGGTTCGTCACCAAACGTAATGTCCATATTGGCTCGCTGGTGCAGGCAGGGACGGCGCTGTTCTCGCTGGTGTCACCGGATATCTGGATTACCGCCAACTTTAAAGAGTCGCAGCTGGAACGCATGAATACGGGCGATAAAGTGGCTATCAGTGTCGATGCCTGGCCGAGCCTGAAGCTGGAAGGGCATGTGGACAGCATTCAGATGGGCACCGGCTCACGTTTCTCGACCTTCCCGGCTGAGAACGCCACCGGGAATTACGTCAAGATTGTCCAGCGCGTCCCGGTGAAAATTGTCATCGATAAAGGTCTTGATGCCAATCACCCGCTGCCGCTCGGACTGTCGGTTGAACCGAAGGTGACAGTGGAATGA